The Osmerus eperlanus chromosome 25, fOsmEpe2.1, whole genome shotgun sequence genome contains a region encoding:
- the LOC134011945 gene encoding cytotoxic granule associated RNA binding protein TIA1-like isoform X1, giving the protein MMMDDDQPKTLYVGNLSRDVTEPLILQVFTQIGPCKSCKMIVDTAGNDPYCFVEFYEHRHAAASLAAMNGRKIMGKEVKVNWATTPTSQKKDTSNHFHVFVGDLSPEITTDDVKAAFGPFGRISDARVVKDMATGKSKGYGFVSFFNKWDAENAIQQMGGQWLGGRQIRTNWATRKPPAPKATYENNTKHLSFDEVVNQSSPSNCTVYCGGVSSGLTEQLMRQTFSPFGQIMEVRVFPDKGYSFVRFNSHEGAAHAIVSVNGTSIEGHMVKCYWGKETPDMINPMQPQVQVPQQNKVGFAAAQPYGQWGQWYGNAQQIGQYVPNGWQVPTYGVYGQAWNQQGFNHLPASAGWTGVSAISNGGVMEPTQGLNGSMLANQPGMGATGYPTH; this is encoded by the exons ATGATGATGGACGATGACCAGCCCAAGACCCT GTATGTTGGGAACCTGTCTAGGGATGTTACTGAGCCTCTGATCCTCCAGGTTTTCACACAAATAGGACCTTGCAAGAGCTGTAAAATGATTGTTGAC ACGGCTGGGAACGACCCGTACTGTTTTGTAGAATTCTACGAACACAGGCATGCGGCTGCGTCCCTAGCTGCCATGAATGGACGTAAAATAATGGGTAAG GAGGTGAAGGTCAACTGGGCCACCACACCAACCAGTCAGAAAAAAGACACAAGCA atCATTTCCATGTGTTTGTCGGTGACCTTAGCCCGGAAATCACCACAGACGACGTCAAAGCAGCATTTGGCCCATTTGGAAGGATATC GGACGCTAGAGTGGTCAAAGACATGGCCACCGGGAAGTCTAAAGGCTATGGATTTGTGTCCTTCTTCAACAAGTGG GATGCTGAGAACGCGATTCAGCAGATGGGAGGCCAGTGGCTGGGGGGGCGACAGATCAGGACAAACTGGGCCACCAGAAAACCCCCTGCTCCCAAAGCCACTTACGAAA ACAACACGAAACACCTGTCCTTTGATGAAGTGGTGAACCAATCCAGTCCCAGTAACTGTACAGTGTACTGTGGCGGGGTCAGCTCTGGTCTGACTG AGCAACTGATGAGACAGACCTTCTCTCCGTTCGGACAGATCATGGAAGTGCGGGTTTTCCCAGACAAGGGCTACTCGTTTGTGAG gTTCAACTCTCACGAAGGAGCAGCCCACGCCATCGTGTCTGTGAACGGGACCTCGATAGAGGGCCACATGGTCAAGTGCTACTGGGGCAAGGAGACCCCAGACATGATAAACCCCATGCAGCCACAGGTGCAGGTACCCCAG caGAACAAAGTGGGTTTCGCGGCCGCCCAGCCCTACGGCCAGTGGGGCCAGTGGTACGGCAACGCCCAGCAGATCGGCCAGTACGTGCCCAATGGCTGGCAGGTGCCCACCTACGGCGTGTACGGCCAGGCCTGGAACCAGCAGGGTTTTAA CCACTTACCAGCCAGTGCAGGCTGGACGGGGGTCAGTGCCATCAGTAACGGCGGGGTTATGGAGCCCACACAGGGACTGAATGGGAGCATGCTAGCGAACCAGCCTGGCATGGGAGCCACAGGATACCCCACACACTGA
- the LOC134011945 gene encoding cytotoxic granule associated RNA binding protein TIA1-like isoform X2 encodes MMMDDDQPKTLYVGNLSRDVTEPLILQVFTQIGPCKSCKMIVDTAGNDPYCFVEFYEHRHAAASLAAMNGRKIMGKEVKVNWATTPTSQKKDTSNHFHVFVGDLSPEITTDDVKAAFGPFGRISDARVVKDMATGKSKGYGFVSFFNKWDAENAIQQMGGQWLGGRQIRTNWATRKPPAPKATYENNTKHLSFDEVVNQSSPSNCTVYCGGVSSGLTEQLMRQTFSPFGQIMEVRVFPDKGYSFVRFNSHEGAAHAIVSVNGTSIEGHMVKCYWGKETPDMINPMQPQVQVPQNKVGFAAAQPYGQWGQWYGNAQQIGQYVPNGWQVPTYGVYGQAWNQQGFNHLPASAGWTGVSAISNGGVMEPTQGLNGSMLANQPGMGATGYPTH; translated from the exons ATGATGATGGACGATGACCAGCCCAAGACCCT GTATGTTGGGAACCTGTCTAGGGATGTTACTGAGCCTCTGATCCTCCAGGTTTTCACACAAATAGGACCTTGCAAGAGCTGTAAAATGATTGTTGAC ACGGCTGGGAACGACCCGTACTGTTTTGTAGAATTCTACGAACACAGGCATGCGGCTGCGTCCCTAGCTGCCATGAATGGACGTAAAATAATGGGTAAG GAGGTGAAGGTCAACTGGGCCACCACACCAACCAGTCAGAAAAAAGACACAAGCA atCATTTCCATGTGTTTGTCGGTGACCTTAGCCCGGAAATCACCACAGACGACGTCAAAGCAGCATTTGGCCCATTTGGAAGGATATC GGACGCTAGAGTGGTCAAAGACATGGCCACCGGGAAGTCTAAAGGCTATGGATTTGTGTCCTTCTTCAACAAGTGG GATGCTGAGAACGCGATTCAGCAGATGGGAGGCCAGTGGCTGGGGGGGCGACAGATCAGGACAAACTGGGCCACCAGAAAACCCCCTGCTCCCAAAGCCACTTACGAAA ACAACACGAAACACCTGTCCTTTGATGAAGTGGTGAACCAATCCAGTCCCAGTAACTGTACAGTGTACTGTGGCGGGGTCAGCTCTGGTCTGACTG AGCAACTGATGAGACAGACCTTCTCTCCGTTCGGACAGATCATGGAAGTGCGGGTTTTCCCAGACAAGGGCTACTCGTTTGTGAG gTTCAACTCTCACGAAGGAGCAGCCCACGCCATCGTGTCTGTGAACGGGACCTCGATAGAGGGCCACATGGTCAAGTGCTACTGGGGCAAGGAGACCCCAGACATGATAAACCCCATGCAGCCACAGGTGCAGGTACCCCAG AACAAAGTGGGTTTCGCGGCCGCCCAGCCCTACGGCCAGTGGGGCCAGTGGTACGGCAACGCCCAGCAGATCGGCCAGTACGTGCCCAATGGCTGGCAGGTGCCCACCTACGGCGTGTACGGCCAGGCCTGGAACCAGCAGGGTTTTAA CCACTTACCAGCCAGTGCAGGCTGGACGGGGGTCAGTGCCATCAGTAACGGCGGGGTTATGGAGCCCACACAGGGACTGAATGGGAGCATGCTAGCGAACCAGCCTGGCATGGGAGCCACAGGATACCCCACACACTGA
- the LOC134012261 gene encoding prominin-2-like isoform X1: MGVLHRGRLWVLIVFLLRIQVYSERCISTDNGAQPFLSFTETPTQQVEMSDQGLRPLYKFAHSFLESVQPNPFPEDIVSKILKNEQQNISQLVHYEAGYLVCLILAVLYLLLMPIAGAVLAWRHFHGKKAETNTQSSKLSSRFHQDIGVAVCLSLTTLLLLVAVFLAFSVNSKVRGNMSPSLTQLDTNLRSVEESLKSIPRKMQVVMEQYSIPKAEISTAIYGANVTIGANIVSSVIFEVNKALTQLSVSVGEAISSIENLQTVRTTKLKLQARQRNMQRDLQGLQRRLQSLKSCSSCDIPDPSNLETDADYTLIPRIEDILYKMPPTSDLEGLVREGNSSFNSIPQLCSDQMAPTMTALLLELNRNQESLNNSSRSFPSMQSLTEGASELRAAVRRYSGSVDYYDYVRWAVAVTFCTIMLVVVLLMVAAVCLSLPVLFNPTIYDTLPHVCLEHTAISLFRASVVLSLAFSWLFVILVFVMLFFGGNIHALGCRSWTNGQLFKFLDHEDIFKGFNDSILSNATQINPSISKIYQGCERGESLFHSMDMNQLFDLEDFLNSTKYFTGFRNAAQNMSINVNDLKLIPDKGKQGLVTFSKIGLEGIDYDNLLLLLSRPVVKRDLAALANELDEKAGLPANTKIKEDLKYEAATSRGLDGTVGQQMTDAGSMSTSLNALRNISKTYMVNVNKTLESFSKAEVALYTNVPLIVSNMSKCILERSEHYLLHYLGWARQVILNEVLSCHWLAVSLDNVYMAVCVNVLDPWNAFWLCLGWCCAFLVPGVIFSLYVVRRLRPTPPSCTGKDTFNLPAKSTEKTKSNIYLTLKKIHDMNICDKKI; the protein is encoded by the exons ATGGGTGTCCTGCATCGTGGACGGTTGTGGGTGCTCATAGTATTTCTGCTGCGGATCCAAGTCTACTCCGAGCGCTGCATCAGCACAGACAATGGAGCTCAACCTTTCCTCAGCTTCACCGAAACTCCAACTCAGCAAGTAGAGATGTCAGACCAAGGCCTTAGACCCTTGTATAAATTTGCCCATAGTTTCCTGGAGTCTGTACAGCCTAACCCTTTCCCAGAAG ACATTGTGTCTAAGATCTTGAAGAATGAACAACAGAACATTTCTCAG CTGGTGCACTATGAGGCTGGGTACCTGGTGTGTTTGATCCTGGCAGTACTTTACCTGCTGCTCATGCCCATCGCTGGCGCTGTTCTAGCTTGGCGTCATTTCCATGGCAAGAAGGCAGAGACAAACACCCAGTCATCAAAGCTATCGTCCCGCTTTCATCAGGACATCGGTGTGGCTGTTTGCCTAAGTCTCACCACCCTCTTACTCCT GGTAGCAGTCTTTCTGGCTTTCTCAGTAAACAGTAAAGTGCGTGGGAACATGAGCCCTAGCCTGACCCAGCTGGACACCAATCTGAGGAGTGTGGAGGAATCTCTGAAATCTATTCCTCGG AAAATGCAAGTTGTCATGGAGCAATATTCTATTCCCAAGGCAGAAATCTCAACGGCAATCTACG GTGCAAATGTCACCATCGGTGCAAACATCGTCTCATCTGTCATTTTTGAGGTTAACAAAGCACTCACTCAACTGTCTGTTTCGGTGGGAG AGGCTATCAGCAGCATTGAGAACCTGCAGACAGTGCGCACCACTAAGCTGAAATTGCAGGCAAGACAAAGAAATATGCAGAGGGACCTCCAGGGACTCCAGAGAAGATTGCAGTCTCTGAAGAGTTGCTCTAGCTGTGATATACCAGACCCCAGCAACCTGGAGACAGATGCTGACTACACGCTG ATCCCGAGAATAGAGGACATACTGTATAAAATGCCCCCCACATCTGACCTTGAAGGCCTGGTCAGAGAG GGCAACTCCAGCTTCAATAGCATTCCCCAGCTCTGCTCAGACCAGATGGCCCCCACTATGACAG CTCTCCTGTTGGAGCTCAACAGAAACCAGGAGTCTCTGAATAACAGCAGCCGTAGCTTCCCTTCCATGCAGTCTCTAACAGAAGGAGCTTCTGAGCTGAGGGCTGCTGTGAGACGTTACTCTGGATCTGTGGACTACTATGACTATGTCCG ATGGGCAGTGGCAGTTACATTCTGCACTATAATGCTGGTCGTGGTGCTTCTGATggtggctgctgtttgtctgaGCCTGCCTGTGCTCTTCAACCCCACCATCTACGACACCCTCCCCCATGTCTGCCTGGAACACACTGCAATCAGCCTGTTCAGAGC TTCTGTGGTGTTGAGCTTGGCGTTCTCCTGGCTCTTTGTCATTCTGGTGTTTGTCATGCTGTTCTTTGGGGGTAACATTCATGCCCTAGGCTGTCGGAGCTGGACCAACGGACAGCTGTTTAAG TTCCTAGATCATGAGGATATTTTTAAAGGCTTCAATGACAGCATACTCTCTAATGCTACCCAGATCAACCCAAGCATCAGCAAGATCTACCA AGGATGTGAGAGGGGGGAGTCATTGTTCCACAGCATGGACATGAATCAGTTATTTGACCTTGAGGACTTCTTGAATTCCACCAAG taTTTCACAGGATTCAGGAATGCTGCTCAGAACATGTCCATCAATGTGAATGACTTAAAGCTAATCCCTGACAAAGGGAAGCAAGGCCTAGTGACCTTCAGCAAGATTGGGTTAGAAGGCATCGACTACGACAACCTGCTACTGCTG CTGAGCCGACCAGTCGTTAAAAGAGATCTTGCTGCTTTGGCCAACGAACTTGACGAGAAGGCCGGACTTCCT GCTAACACAAAGATAAAAGAAGATTTAAAATATGAGGCAGCAACGAGCAGAGGTCTGGACGGCACTGTTGGGCAACAGATGACAGATGCA GGAAGCATGAGCACAAGTCTCAACGCCTTGAGGAACATCAGCAAAACCTACATG GTCAATGTGAACAAAACCTTGGAAAGCTTTAGCAAAGCTGAAGTTGCCCTGTATACCAATGTTCCTCTCATCGTATCGAAC ATGTCTAAGTGTATCTTGGAGAGAAGTGAACACTACCTGCTTCACTACCTGGGCTGGGCCCGTCAAGTG ATCTTGAATGAGGTCCTGAGTTGTCATTGGCTTGCTGTGTCATTGGACAATGTGTACATGGCAGTATGTGTGAATGTATTAGATCCATGG AATGCATTTTGGCTGTGTTTGGGGTGGTGCTGTGCTTTTCTGGTCCCTGGAGTGATTTTCAGCCTCTATGTAGTCAGACGATTGAGGCCCACCCCACCATCTTGCACTGG TAAGGACACATTCAACTTGCCAGCGAAGAGCACAGAGAAGACTAAATCCAACATTTATTTGACCCTCAAAAAAATCCATGACATGAACATCTGTGACAAGAAAATCTAA
- the LOC134012261 gene encoding prominin-2-like isoform X2, with translation MGVLHRGRLWVLIVFLLRIQVYSERCISTDNGAQPFLSFTETPTQQVEMSDQGLRPLYKFAHSFLESVQPNPFPEDIVSKILKNEQQNISQLVHYEAGYLVCLILAVLYLLLMPIAGAVLAWRHFHGKKAETNTQSSKLSSRFHQDIGVAVCLSLTTLLLLVAVFLAFSVNSKVRGNMSPSLTQLDTNLRSVEESLKSIPRKMQVVMEQYSIPKAEISTAIYGANVTIGANIVSSVIFEVNKALTQLSVSVGEAISSIENLQTVRTTKLKLQARQRNMQRDLQGLQRRLQSLKSCSSCDIPDPSNLETDADYTLIPRIEDILYKMPPTSDLEGLVREGNSSFNSIPQLCSDQMAPTMTALLLELNRNQESLNNSSRSFPSMQSLTEGASELRAAVRRYSGSVDYYDYVRWAVAVTFCTIMLVVVLLMVAAVCLSLPVLFNPTIYDTLPHVCLEHTAISLFRASVVLSLAFSWLFVILVFVMLFFGGNIHALGCRSWTNGQLFKFLDHEDIFKGFNDSILSNATQINPSISKIYQGCERGESLFHSMDMNQLFDLEDFLNSTKYFTGFRNAAQNMSINVNDLKLIPDKGKQGLVTFSKIGLEGIDYDNLLLLLSRPVVKRDLAALANELDEKAGLPANTKIKEDLKYEAATSRGLDGTVGQQMTDAGSMSTSLNALRNISKTYMVNVNKTLESFSKAEVALYTNVPLIVSN, from the exons ATGGGTGTCCTGCATCGTGGACGGTTGTGGGTGCTCATAGTATTTCTGCTGCGGATCCAAGTCTACTCCGAGCGCTGCATCAGCACAGACAATGGAGCTCAACCTTTCCTCAGCTTCACCGAAACTCCAACTCAGCAAGTAGAGATGTCAGACCAAGGCCTTAGACCCTTGTATAAATTTGCCCATAGTTTCCTGGAGTCTGTACAGCCTAACCCTTTCCCAGAAG ACATTGTGTCTAAGATCTTGAAGAATGAACAACAGAACATTTCTCAG CTGGTGCACTATGAGGCTGGGTACCTGGTGTGTTTGATCCTGGCAGTACTTTACCTGCTGCTCATGCCCATCGCTGGCGCTGTTCTAGCTTGGCGTCATTTCCATGGCAAGAAGGCAGAGACAAACACCCAGTCATCAAAGCTATCGTCCCGCTTTCATCAGGACATCGGTGTGGCTGTTTGCCTAAGTCTCACCACCCTCTTACTCCT GGTAGCAGTCTTTCTGGCTTTCTCAGTAAACAGTAAAGTGCGTGGGAACATGAGCCCTAGCCTGACCCAGCTGGACACCAATCTGAGGAGTGTGGAGGAATCTCTGAAATCTATTCCTCGG AAAATGCAAGTTGTCATGGAGCAATATTCTATTCCCAAGGCAGAAATCTCAACGGCAATCTACG GTGCAAATGTCACCATCGGTGCAAACATCGTCTCATCTGTCATTTTTGAGGTTAACAAAGCACTCACTCAACTGTCTGTTTCGGTGGGAG AGGCTATCAGCAGCATTGAGAACCTGCAGACAGTGCGCACCACTAAGCTGAAATTGCAGGCAAGACAAAGAAATATGCAGAGGGACCTCCAGGGACTCCAGAGAAGATTGCAGTCTCTGAAGAGTTGCTCTAGCTGTGATATACCAGACCCCAGCAACCTGGAGACAGATGCTGACTACACGCTG ATCCCGAGAATAGAGGACATACTGTATAAAATGCCCCCCACATCTGACCTTGAAGGCCTGGTCAGAGAG GGCAACTCCAGCTTCAATAGCATTCCCCAGCTCTGCTCAGACCAGATGGCCCCCACTATGACAG CTCTCCTGTTGGAGCTCAACAGAAACCAGGAGTCTCTGAATAACAGCAGCCGTAGCTTCCCTTCCATGCAGTCTCTAACAGAAGGAGCTTCTGAGCTGAGGGCTGCTGTGAGACGTTACTCTGGATCTGTGGACTACTATGACTATGTCCG ATGGGCAGTGGCAGTTACATTCTGCACTATAATGCTGGTCGTGGTGCTTCTGATggtggctgctgtttgtctgaGCCTGCCTGTGCTCTTCAACCCCACCATCTACGACACCCTCCCCCATGTCTGCCTGGAACACACTGCAATCAGCCTGTTCAGAGC TTCTGTGGTGTTGAGCTTGGCGTTCTCCTGGCTCTTTGTCATTCTGGTGTTTGTCATGCTGTTCTTTGGGGGTAACATTCATGCCCTAGGCTGTCGGAGCTGGACCAACGGACAGCTGTTTAAG TTCCTAGATCATGAGGATATTTTTAAAGGCTTCAATGACAGCATACTCTCTAATGCTACCCAGATCAACCCAAGCATCAGCAAGATCTACCA AGGATGTGAGAGGGGGGAGTCATTGTTCCACAGCATGGACATGAATCAGTTATTTGACCTTGAGGACTTCTTGAATTCCACCAAG taTTTCACAGGATTCAGGAATGCTGCTCAGAACATGTCCATCAATGTGAATGACTTAAAGCTAATCCCTGACAAAGGGAAGCAAGGCCTAGTGACCTTCAGCAAGATTGGGTTAGAAGGCATCGACTACGACAACCTGCTACTGCTG CTGAGCCGACCAGTCGTTAAAAGAGATCTTGCTGCTTTGGCCAACGAACTTGACGAGAAGGCCGGACTTCCT GCTAACACAAAGATAAAAGAAGATTTAAAATATGAGGCAGCAACGAGCAGAGGTCTGGACGGCACTGTTGGGCAACAGATGACAGATGCA GGAAGCATGAGCACAAGTCTCAACGCCTTGAGGAACATCAGCAAAACCTACATG GTCAATGTGAACAAAACCTTGGAAAGCTTTAGCAAAGCTGAAGTTGCCCTGTATACCAATGTTCCTCTCATCGTATCGAAC TAG